One region of Exiguobacterium acetylicum genomic DNA includes:
- the ffh gene encoding signal recognition particle protein: MAFEGLSERLQASLAKMRGKGKISEADVKEMMREVRLALLEADVNFKVVKQFVNDVKERAVGQDVMTSLTPGQQVVKIVHDELTNLMGAEVSPLTLANRPPTVIMMTGLQGAGKTTTTGKLANHLRKKHNRSPLLVAADIYRPAAIKQLETLGKQLELPVFSMGDQVSPQEIVTGALDYAKEHHHDIVLIDTAGRLHVDEELMQELVDVKEIAKPHEIFLVVDSMTGQDAVNVAESFNEKLGVTGVVLTKLDGDTRGGAALSIKAVTGAPIKFVGLGEKLDAIEPFYPERMASRILGMGDMLTLIEKAESQMDATRAKELESKMRDASFTFDDFIEQLQQVKQMGPLDELLGMIPGAGKGKMKGLKNAQIDEKQLVYVEAIIQSMTKRERTEPEILNASRRKRIARGSGRSIQEVNRLIKQFEDMRKMMKQFSGQMGKGKKKGFGLPFF; encoded by the coding sequence ATGGCATTCGAAGGATTATCGGAACGGCTTCAAGCCAGTCTCGCTAAAATGCGAGGTAAAGGTAAGATTTCTGAAGCAGACGTCAAAGAGATGATGCGCGAAGTTCGCTTAGCGCTACTCGAAGCCGACGTCAACTTCAAGGTCGTCAAACAATTCGTAAATGATGTAAAGGAACGCGCCGTCGGTCAAGATGTCATGACGTCATTGACGCCAGGGCAACAAGTCGTCAAAATCGTCCACGATGAATTGACGAATCTGATGGGTGCAGAAGTGTCACCGTTGACGCTTGCGAACCGTCCCCCGACCGTCATCATGATGACCGGTCTGCAAGGGGCAGGTAAAACAACGACAACGGGTAAACTTGCCAATCATTTACGTAAAAAACATAATCGTAGTCCTTTGCTTGTTGCGGCGGATATTTATCGTCCGGCAGCAATCAAACAATTAGAGACACTTGGTAAACAATTGGAGTTGCCGGTCTTCTCGATGGGAGATCAGGTTAGTCCACAAGAAATCGTTACCGGTGCACTCGATTATGCAAAAGAGCATCATCACGATATCGTGTTGATCGATACGGCAGGTCGCTTACACGTCGATGAGGAACTGATGCAGGAACTCGTTGATGTCAAGGAGATCGCCAAACCGCATGAAATCTTCCTTGTCGTCGATTCGATGACGGGTCAGGATGCCGTCAACGTCGCAGAGAGCTTCAACGAGAAGCTTGGCGTAACGGGAGTCGTTCTGACGAAGCTCGACGGAGATACGCGAGGTGGTGCAGCACTCTCCATCAAGGCAGTCACCGGAGCACCGATTAAGTTCGTCGGTCTTGGAGAGAAGCTCGATGCCATCGAACCATTCTATCCCGAGCGGATGGCGTCTCGGATTCTAGGCATGGGAGACATGCTGACACTGATTGAAAAAGCAGAGTCACAAATGGACGCTACGCGTGCCAAAGAGTTAGAAAGCAAAATGCGCGATGCATCGTTTACATTCGATGATTTCATCGAGCAGTTGCAGCAAGTGAAACAGATGGGTCCACTCGACGAACTGTTGGGAATGATCCCTGGGGCAGGTAAAGGGAAGATGAAGGGGTTGAAAAACGCCCAAATCGATGAGAAGCAACTCGTGTATGTCGAAGCGATCATCCAATCGATGACAAAACGAGAGCGGACTGAACCTGAAATCTTGAATGCGAGCCGTCGGAAGCGGATTGCCCGCGGTAGTGGACGCAGTATCCAAGAAGTCAACCGCCTCATTAAACAGTTCGAAGACATGCGGAAAATGATGAAACAATTTTCCGGACAGATGGGCAAAGGGAAAAAGAAAGGC
- a CDS encoding putative DNA-binding protein, with the protein MTLDKTNRMNYLIDFYQELLTPKQRNYMSLYYLDDFSLGEIADEFEVSRQAVYDNIKRTEAMLEQYEERLSLFKKHERRKQLLDQLKQCDLPGEALVIIETLEQLE; encoded by the coding sequence ATGACACTTGATAAAACGAACCGGATGAATTATCTGATTGACTTTTATCAGGAGCTTTTGACGCCAAAACAACGGAATTACATGTCACTCTATTACTTAGATGACTTTTCCTTAGGTGAAATCGCCGATGAGTTTGAAGTCAGCCGACAAGCAGTCTACGACAACATAAAACGCACGGAAGCCATGCTCGAGCAGTATGAAGAACGACTATCGCTGTTCAAGAAACACGAACGGCGAAAGCAGTTACTCGATCAGCTGAAGCAATGCGACCTTCCGGGTGAAGCCCTAGTGATCATTGAGACATTGGAGCAATTAGAGTAG
- the ftsY gene encoding signal recognition particle-docking protein FtsY, translated as MSFFKKLKDRLTTSTQEVTTKFTEGLTKTRDGLASAVNDLVYRFREVDEDFFEELEEVLIQADVGVTTTMDLVEELKTEVKRRNVKDPKQVRDVLVEVVANMLVEEEETALDLDHELNVILFVGVNGVGKTTTIGKLANRLKQEGKSVMLAAGDTFRAGAIDQLQVWGERSGVPVIRQGEGSDPAAVVYDAVQAAKARKVDVLICDTAGRLQNKVNLMNELEKVKRVIEREIPGAPHEVLLALDATTGQNAMVQAKAFKQATNVSGIVLTKLDGTAKGGIVLAIKNELNLPVKFVGLGEKIDDLQPFDAEQFVYGLFGDVFEEKENVDTEESAE; from the coding sequence ATGAGTTTCTTTAAAAAACTGAAAGACCGCTTGACGACTTCGACACAAGAAGTCACGACTAAATTTACGGAAGGCTTGACGAAGACACGCGACGGATTAGCGAGTGCCGTCAATGATCTCGTCTACCGCTTCCGTGAAGTCGATGAAGACTTTTTCGAAGAGTTAGAAGAAGTGTTGATCCAAGCAGACGTCGGTGTGACGACAACGATGGATTTGGTCGAAGAATTAAAGACAGAAGTCAAACGACGTAACGTCAAGGATCCAAAACAAGTCCGGGATGTCCTCGTTGAAGTCGTCGCGAACATGTTAGTCGAAGAAGAAGAGACAGCCCTTGATCTTGATCATGAGCTGAATGTCATCCTCTTCGTTGGTGTCAACGGGGTCGGTAAGACGACAACGATCGGGAAACTTGCGAACCGATTAAAACAAGAAGGTAAGAGCGTCATGTTAGCAGCGGGAGATACGTTCCGGGCTGGTGCGATCGATCAACTGCAAGTCTGGGGCGAACGCTCCGGTGTACCGGTCATTCGTCAAGGCGAAGGCTCCGATCCGGCTGCTGTCGTCTATGACGCCGTCCAAGCAGCGAAAGCACGTAAGGTCGACGTCCTGATTTGTGATACGGCAGGACGCCTACAAAACAAGGTCAATTTGATGAACGAGCTCGAAAAGGTCAAACGCGTCATTGAACGTGAGATTCCAGGCGCACCCCATGAAGTGTTACTAGCACTTGACGCAACAACAGGGCAAAACGCGATGGTGCAGGCAAAAGCCTTCAAACAAGCGACGAACGTTAGCGGAATCGTCTTGACGAAACTTGACGGCACAGCAAAAGGTGGGATTGTTCTTGCGATCAAGAACGAGCTGAATCTACCGGTGAAGTTCGTGGGTCTCGGTGAAAAAATCGATGATTTACAACCGTTTGACGCAGAACAATTCGTATATGGACTGTTCGGCGATGTCTTTGAAGAAAAAGAAAACGTCGACACGGAAGAAAGCGCGGAATAA
- the smc gene encoding chromosome segregation protein SMC, with product MYLKRIEINGFKSFASRTELEFLPGVTAVVGPNGSGKSNISDAVRWVLGEQSAKSLRGAKMEDVIFAGSLSEHRKQFAEVTLVLDNESGTVALPYQEISVTRRVSRNGDSDYFLNKKPCRLKDVLDLFMDTGLSRDAFAIIGQGRVEQVISGKPEERRAVIEEAAGVLKYRHRKKQAERKLSDTEANLSRVDDILYELGGRIEPLREQAALAKEYLVARERHDVLERGILAHEITTYQTELETLARDIAQCEERLASQKTTYEETVVSRENQESTLEEERQQENALQEQLRHVSTRLVEIQGALNLAKEREKHGTETKERLEQEVAVVEERVKELELELTALQERQAEVDQEAKRITAERERADQALTQTDRDFDKEAEVLRSEAFEVASRLAATNNAYNRAKQDLMQAEEQQRSFTADSGTKQSTRRQLEEDVARLETDVASIRTKLDQATEEETTALAARNEQQHALRQVEQSVADLERRRHKTEDRIEFLESVKADYSGYFGAVKTILKQRDQHPGIYGAVAELISVPAQFEAAIETALGGAMQNIVVDTDATGRRLIQELRRLNAGRATFMPLASLQAREVNRSVREQVGGMSGFVGIASDLVTTDETLTKLKMNLLGTTLVVESLEQANQIARSTGHRYRLVTLEGDVVNVGGTMTGGSRKKGTPLFSQSRELDELKEGLTRGQAVIREQMRRLEDLRAAIHTLDVTARKRTETIQALQGQLEQSRDTLADANRHLAVMTSELSVEDRQMARVLEQEQEARRIIETSEVEIAKWTERQTELRQALDRLKDAQARGAVTMDELKKEQAEAVLEERTIQMKQAQLSQEIERLTEQVSHAKLERGHKRRDLRHVLEGFDEAKIDALHAEQREQEQEQQRVETELVAIGQRIQVQAESLRLIRIREAKTKDDQQTTKQALEQLRLSQGKTSTRLETRQEMLEEMGLLLELIAPLDLSYEEAKEEIHLLKRQLEEIGIVNIGAIEEFAEVDERFTFLSAQRDDLVAAKTDLYGVIEEMDREVIRLFRQTYDAVREHFRETFRELFGGGEADLVLVDPSDLLTSGIDIVAKPPGKKLQNLSLLSGGERALTAIALLFAILKTRPVPFCVLDEVEAALDEANVARFGEFVHQLARETQFVIITHRKGTMEAADVLYGVTMQQNGISEVLSVKLEEARRTLSEEPKEIKQ from the coding sequence ATGTACTTAAAACGAATTGAAATCAATGGCTTCAAATCATTTGCCAGTCGAACTGAACTAGAATTCCTTCCGGGTGTCACGGCAGTCGTCGGACCGAACGGAAGTGGGAAATCAAATATATCGGACGCTGTCCGTTGGGTACTCGGAGAACAATCTGCGAAGTCACTGCGCGGGGCGAAGATGGAAGACGTCATTTTTGCCGGCAGTCTGTCTGAACACCGGAAACAATTTGCCGAGGTGACGCTCGTCTTAGACAACGAGTCGGGAACGGTTGCGTTGCCGTATCAGGAAATCAGCGTCACGCGGCGTGTCAGCCGCAACGGAGACAGCGATTATTTTTTAAATAAAAAACCATGTCGCCTGAAGGATGTTCTTGATCTTTTCATGGACACAGGCTTGTCGCGTGATGCTTTTGCAATCATCGGACAAGGGCGAGTTGAACAAGTCATCTCCGGTAAACCGGAAGAACGTCGTGCTGTCATCGAAGAAGCAGCAGGCGTCTTGAAGTATCGTCATCGCAAGAAGCAAGCCGAGCGGAAATTAAGTGATACGGAAGCGAATTTATCGCGTGTCGATGATATTTTATATGAACTCGGCGGACGAATCGAGCCGTTACGTGAACAAGCGGCGCTCGCCAAAGAGTATCTCGTCGCTCGAGAACGGCATGATGTCCTCGAGCGTGGTATCTTAGCGCATGAAATCACGACGTATCAGACGGAGCTCGAAACACTAGCGCGTGACATCGCACAATGTGAAGAACGCCTTGCGTCTCAAAAGACGACTTACGAAGAGACTGTCGTATCCCGAGAGAATCAAGAATCGACGCTTGAAGAAGAACGACAACAAGAAAACGCGTTGCAGGAGCAACTTCGACATGTCTCGACGCGACTGGTTGAAATCCAAGGTGCCCTTAACTTAGCGAAAGAGCGTGAAAAACACGGGACCGAGACGAAAGAGCGACTCGAACAAGAGGTTGCCGTCGTCGAAGAACGCGTCAAGGAACTGGAACTCGAACTGACCGCTTTACAGGAACGCCAAGCAGAAGTCGATCAGGAAGCAAAACGGATCACGGCTGAGCGAGAACGAGCCGATCAAGCGCTGACACAAACCGATCGTGATTTTGATAAGGAAGCCGAAGTATTACGATCGGAAGCCTTTGAAGTGGCGAGTCGATTAGCTGCGACGAATAATGCCTATAACCGGGCGAAGCAAGATCTCATGCAGGCAGAAGAACAACAACGTTCATTTACGGCGGACAGCGGTACGAAACAATCGACGCGTCGTCAACTCGAGGAAGACGTCGCACGACTAGAAACGGATGTCGCTTCAATCCGGACGAAGTTGGACCAAGCAACAGAAGAAGAGACAACGGCACTTGCAGCACGAAATGAACAACAACATGCGTTACGCCAAGTCGAACAGTCCGTTGCGGATTTAGAGCGACGTCGGCATAAGACGGAAGACCGAATTGAATTCCTTGAATCCGTCAAAGCCGACTATAGCGGTTATTTCGGTGCCGTTAAGACGATTTTAAAACAACGAGATCAGCACCCAGGTATTTACGGAGCGGTCGCGGAGCTGATTTCGGTTCCGGCGCAGTTTGAAGCGGCAATCGAGACAGCGCTTGGTGGGGCGATGCAAAACATCGTCGTTGATACCGATGCGACAGGACGTCGTCTGATCCAGGAGCTTCGACGATTAAATGCCGGTCGAGCGACGTTCATGCCGCTCGCCTCACTCCAAGCACGCGAAGTCAATCGTTCCGTGCGAGAACAAGTCGGGGGGATGTCTGGATTCGTCGGGATCGCAAGTGATCTCGTGACGACAGACGAGACGTTGACGAAATTAAAGATGAACTTGCTCGGTACGACACTCGTCGTCGAGTCACTTGAACAGGCGAACCAAATCGCCCGTTCGACAGGACATCGCTATCGTCTCGTCACGCTCGAAGGAGATGTCGTCAACGTCGGCGGTACGATGACCGGCGGAAGCCGGAAAAAAGGTACACCATTGTTCAGTCAATCGCGCGAACTTGACGAGTTAAAAGAGGGACTGACGCGTGGGCAAGCGGTCATTCGGGAGCAGATGCGGCGCTTGGAAGATCTAAGAGCGGCGATCCACACTCTTGATGTTACGGCTCGGAAACGGACAGAAACGATTCAAGCATTACAAGGGCAACTCGAACAATCGCGCGATACGTTAGCAGATGCGAACCGTCATCTCGCTGTCATGACGTCTGAATTGTCGGTTGAAGATCGACAGATGGCACGTGTACTCGAACAAGAACAGGAAGCACGTCGGATCATCGAGACGTCGGAAGTCGAGATCGCAAAATGGACGGAGCGTCAAACAGAGCTCAGACAAGCCTTAGATCGTCTCAAGGATGCGCAAGCCCGTGGTGCCGTCACGATGGACGAACTGAAGAAGGAACAAGCAGAAGCAGTTCTCGAAGAGCGAACGATTCAAATGAAACAAGCGCAACTTTCGCAAGAGATCGAACGCCTGACGGAACAGGTCAGTCACGCGAAGCTTGAACGTGGTCATAAACGACGTGACTTGCGTCATGTCCTTGAAGGATTCGACGAAGCGAAGATTGATGCCTTGCACGCGGAACAGCGCGAACAGGAACAGGAACAACAACGGGTCGAGACCGAACTCGTCGCAATCGGGCAACGGATTCAAGTACAAGCAGAATCCCTGCGCTTGATCCGGATCCGCGAAGCGAAGACGAAGGACGATCAACAAACGACGAAACAGGCACTCGAGCAACTACGACTCTCGCAAGGGAAAACGAGCACGCGTCTTGAGACAAGACAAGAAATGCTGGAAGAGATGGGATTACTGCTCGAACTGATTGCACCTCTTGATCTATCGTATGAAGAGGCAAAAGAGGAAATTCATCTGCTCAAACGCCAACTCGAAGAAATCGGTATCGTCAACATCGGTGCGATTGAGGAATTCGCAGAGGTCGATGAACGGTTTACGTTCCTATCCGCGCAACGGGATGATCTCGTCGCTGCTAAAACCGATCTCTATGGCGTCATCGAAGAGATGGACCGAGAAGTCATTCGGTTGTTCCGTCAAACGTATGATGCTGTCCGAGAACACTTCCGGGAAACATTCCGCGAGTTATTCGGGGGCGGTGAAGCCGATCTAGTCCTCGTTGACCCGAGTGATCTATTGACGAGTGGAATTGATATCGTTGCCAAACCGCCTGGTAAGAAGCTGCAGAATTTATCGCTCTTGTCCGGTGGAGAGCGTGCCTTGACAGCCATCGCCTTATTATTTGCGATTCTAAAGACACGTCCTGTCCCGTTCTGTGTCCTCGATGAGGTCGAGGCGGCGCTTGACGAAGCGAACGTCGCGCGATTCGGCGAGTTCGTCCATCAGCTAGCACGCGAGACACAGTTCGTCATCATCACCCATCGGAAAGGAACGATGGAGGCGGCAGACGTCCTTTACGGCGTCACGATGCAGCAAAACGGGATATCTGAAGTGTTATCCGTTAAACTAGAAGAGGCACGACGTACATTAAGTGAAGAACCAAAGGAGATTAAACAATGA
- a CDS encoding DUF1128 family protein: MTIEQMIEAILDKLNIINKGVIKAEQFDGSKNEDLKEIYEFVMMRDSLSLAEVDAIVDELKSLKTV; encoded by the coding sequence ATGACGATTGAACAAATGATTGAAGCGATCTTAGATAAATTGAACATCATCAATAAAGGGGTCATTAAAGCAGAACAGTTCGATGGCTCAAAAAATGAGGACTTAAAAGAGATTTATGAGTTCGTCATGATGCGCGACTCGTTATCACTGGCAGAGGTCGACGCGATCGTCGACGAACTGAAATCTCTCAAGACTGTCTAA
- the rnc gene encoding ribonuclease III has protein sequence MTNQKGRRVRKGPYVKRRKDARTLAQIEQKFEALQERLNITFSNVELLKQAFTHSSFVNEQRESEGDNERLEFLGDAVLELTVSRYLFEHYPERSEGELTKLRAAIVCEPSLVQFANHYQFSDMILLGKGEELTGGRNRPALLADVFESFIGALYLDQGIEAAERFLAEAVFPKVATGFFEEQTDFKSQLQEAIQRVGLGVIEYEIIEERGPAHSREFISRVQVADELEGIGTGRSKKEAEQQAAKQALLELKKQF, from the coding sequence ATGACGAATCAAAAAGGACGTCGTGTCCGAAAAGGACCCTATGTAAAACGACGCAAGGATGCTCGGACGCTCGCTCAAATCGAGCAGAAATTCGAAGCGTTACAAGAGCGCCTGAATATCACGTTTTCTAATGTCGAGCTATTAAAACAAGCCTTCACGCACTCTTCGTTCGTCAATGAACAACGCGAGTCTGAAGGAGATAACGAACGCCTAGAATTTTTAGGGGACGCTGTCTTAGAGTTGACGGTGTCACGCTATCTATTCGAACACTACCCGGAACGTTCCGAGGGGGAATTAACGAAATTGCGAGCGGCAATCGTCTGTGAACCGTCACTCGTCCAATTTGCGAATCATTATCAGTTTTCCGATATGATTCTGTTAGGTAAGGGGGAAGAACTGACCGGTGGTCGGAATCGTCCAGCCTTACTTGCGGATGTCTTCGAATCCTTCATTGGCGCCTTGTATCTTGACCAAGGCATCGAAGCAGCCGAACGATTCCTCGCCGAAGCGGTTTTTCCGAAAGTGGCGACAGGCTTTTTTGAAGAACAGACAGATTTTAAGAGTCAATTACAGGAAGCCATTCAACGTGTCGGCTTAGGTGTCATCGAGTATGAAATCATCGAGGAGCGCGGTCCGGCGCATAGTCGGGAATTCATCTCGCGTGTCCAAGTCGCGGATGAGCTGGAAGGGATCGGGACAGGCCGATCGAAAAAAGAGGCAGAGCAACAGGCGGCAAAACAAGCCTTACTTGAATTAAAGAAACAGTTTTAA
- the acpP gene encoding acyl carrier protein, producing the protein MTKEQILVDVQEAIAEKLGKEQSEITLDKSFKDDLGADSLEVMELVMDLEDKFEITIEDEQAENLKTVGDVVNYIETQV; encoded by the coding sequence ATGACAAAAGAACAAATCTTAGTAGACGTACAAGAAGCAATCGCAGAAAAATTAGGAAAAGAACAAAGTGAAATCACACTTGATAAATCGTTCAAAGACGACCTCGGTGCTGACTCTCTCGAAGTCATGGAACTCGTCATGGACTTAGAAGACAAGTTCGAAATCACGATCGAAGATGAGCAAGCAGAAAACTTGAAGACTGTCGGCGATGTCGTCAACTACATCGAAACACAAGTCTGA
- the fabG gene encoding 3-oxoacyl-[acyl-carrier-protein] reductase, with amino-acid sequence MSKVALVTGASRGIGAAIAKRLATDGFRVVVNYAGSTDKAEAVVREIKEAGGEALAIQANVAEADAVKQMIKQTIDTFGQLDCVVNNAGITRDGLLMRMKEADFDAVIDTNLKGAFLVTQAATRPLLKTSGRIINIASVVGISGNPGQANYVAAKAGLIGLTKSVARELASKGVTVNAICPGFIETDMTDELTEEQRNLSLGQIPLKRFGQTDDIASLVSFIASDEARYITGQTLAVDGGMTM; translated from the coding sequence TTGAGTAAAGTAGCACTCGTCACTGGCGCGTCACGCGGCATCGGAGCTGCCATCGCGAAGCGATTAGCAACAGATGGTTTCCGTGTCGTCGTCAACTATGCAGGAAGCACGGACAAGGCGGAAGCAGTCGTCCGTGAAATCAAGGAAGCAGGCGGAGAGGCACTCGCGATTCAAGCGAATGTCGCTGAAGCAGATGCTGTCAAACAGATGATCAAACAGACGATCGACACGTTCGGTCAACTGGATTGTGTCGTCAATAATGCCGGCATCACGCGTGATGGTTTGCTGATGCGCATGAAGGAAGCGGATTTCGATGCTGTCATCGATACGAACCTCAAAGGTGCGTTTCTCGTCACGCAAGCTGCGACACGTCCATTGTTAAAAACAAGCGGTCGTATCATCAACATCGCATCAGTCGTCGGTATTTCCGGAAATCCAGGGCAAGCGAACTATGTCGCAGCGAAAGCGGGGCTGATCGGGCTGACGAAATCCGTCGCACGTGAACTCGCGAGTAAAGGTGTCACAGTCAATGCCATCTGTCCAGGCTTCATCGAGACGGACATGACGGACGAATTGACGGAAGAACAGCGGAACCTGTCACTCGGGCAAATTCCGTTGAAACGCTTCGGTCAAACGGACGATATCGCTTCACTCGTCAGTTTCATCGCTTCAGATGAAGCGCGATACATCACAGGACAAACTCTTGCCGTCGATGGCGGCATGACGATGTAA
- the fabD gene encoding ACP S-malonyltransferase, with translation MGKTVWMFPGQGSQTPGMGQTLITQDETRQALADLGTRIGLDLTTLMTTGTKDELKATDIAQPAIVAHSALLAQQYAAQGHTPDFVLGHSVGEYSALVAASVITPSEAVYLVRERGKLMNQVTGGTMAAVIGMNDVEAAHHAVESIAATGEIVQIANYNCPGQFVISGQIAAVESATAKLKELGAKRVLPLDVSGAFHSSLMTPFAPRFEDILVSSPFEAAKTKFISNVDGAFHDQPDELIRLLVQQLYSPVRFESCVERLIEEGADTFIEFGPSSPLSGLVKRIKKDAKIISITTLEQLEAEGIR, from the coding sequence ATGGGGAAAACAGTTTGGATGTTTCCGGGACAAGGGTCACAGACGCCTGGAATGGGACAGACGCTCATCACGCAAGACGAGACACGCCAAGCACTCGCTGACCTCGGAACGCGAATTGGTCTGGATCTGACGACGCTGATGACGACAGGGACGAAGGATGAATTGAAAGCAACAGATATCGCTCAACCAGCCATCGTCGCACACAGTGCATTACTCGCACAGCAGTACGCAGCACAAGGACATACACCTGATTTCGTACTCGGACACAGTGTTGGAGAATATAGCGCGCTCGTCGCAGCTTCTGTCATCACACCGTCTGAAGCCGTCTATCTCGTCCGCGAACGCGGAAAACTCATGAATCAAGTCACGGGTGGAACGATGGCGGCGGTCATCGGCATGAATGATGTCGAGGCAGCCCATCACGCGGTCGAATCGATTGCGGCGACGGGAGAAATCGTTCAAATCGCCAACTACAACTGTCCTGGGCAATTCGTCATCTCCGGACAAATCGCAGCGGTCGAATCCGCTACAGCGAAGTTAAAAGAGCTCGGAGCAAAACGTGTCTTACCGCTTGATGTCTCAGGTGCGTTCCATTCGTCACTCATGACACCATTCGCACCACGATTCGAAGACATTCTCGTCTCGTCACCGTTTGAAGCGGCGAAGACGAAATTCATCTCGAACGTCGACGGTGCGTTCCACGATCAACCAGACGAATTGATTCGTTTGCTCGTTCAGCAGCTCTACTCACCGGTTCGATTCGAATCATGCGTTGAGCGTCTGATCGAAGAAGGTGCGGATACATTCATCGAGTTTGGTCCATCATCTCCGTTGAGCGGTCTCGTGAAACGAATCAAAAAAGATGCGAAGATCATCAGCATCACGACACTTGAGCAATTGGAAGCGGAGGGAATTCGTTGA
- the plsX gene encoding phosphate acyltransferase PlsX, giving the protein MILAVDAMGGDHAPRAIVEGVVAYLAERPNENIDIRLVGDELKLRSYSIEDPRVTIVHAASVITGEDEPVRAIRRKKDSSLVVAANLVKSGEADALISAGNTGALMTAGLFVIGRIEGVDRPALAPTFPTRNGKGVVILDVGANPDAKAEHLLDYAIMGSVYAEQVRGITRPKVGLLNIGSEAGKGNALTKETYPLLETAPIHFVGNVEAREAMSGDVDVIVTEGFAGNTLLKSTEGAASMIMGVMKEQFMSSWTSKLAALVLKPKLKKMKQLLAYEEYGGAGLFGIAAPVIKAHGSSNAYAFSRALVQAEKMVEQEVVAKIVQAKATEAR; this is encoded by the coding sequence ATGATTTTAGCAGTTGACGCTATGGGGGGCGATCATGCACCCCGTGCCATCGTAGAAGGGGTCGTTGCCTATTTGGCAGAACGTCCAAACGAAAACATCGATATCCGATTAGTCGGAGATGAGTTGAAATTACGCTCATACTCAATCGAGGATCCGCGCGTGACGATCGTCCACGCGGCATCCGTCATCACCGGAGAAGACGAACCGGTACGTGCGATTCGCCGCAAGAAAGATAGCTCACTCGTTGTGGCTGCAAACCTGGTGAAATCAGGAGAAGCAGATGCCTTGATTTCAGCAGGCAACACGGGAGCGCTCATGACTGCCGGATTGTTCGTTATCGGTCGAATCGAAGGAGTTGACCGTCCTGCACTGGCCCCGACTTTCCCGACACGTAATGGGAAAGGTGTCGTCATCTTAGATGTTGGCGCCAACCCAGATGCGAAGGCAGAGCATTTGCTCGATTATGCCATCATGGGGTCTGTCTACGCAGAACAAGTTCGCGGTATCACACGACCAAAAGTCGGTCTCCTGAATATCGGATCAGAAGCCGGTAAAGGGAATGCACTGACGAAGGAAACGTATCCGCTACTTGAGACAGCACCGATTCATTTCGTTGGGAACGTCGAGGCGAGAGAAGCGATGAGCGGTGACGTCGATGTCATCGTCACGGAAGGTTTTGCCGGTAACACGTTACTTAAGAGTACTGAAGGGGCAGCCAGTATGATCATGGGTGTCATGAAGGAACAATTCATGAGCTCGTGGACATCAAAGCTCGCCGCTCTCGTACTGAAACCGAAGTTAAAAAAAATGAAGCAGTTGCTCGCCTATGAAGAATATGGCGGTGCCGGACTATTCGGCATTGCGGCTCCGGTCATCAAGGCGCATGGTTCAAGCAATGCCTATGCATTCAGCAGAGCGCTCGTTCAAGCTGAAAAGATGGTCGAACAAGAAGTCGTTGCTAAAATCGTTCAGGCGAAGGCAACTGAAGCACGTTAA
- the fapR gene encoding transcription factor FapR — protein sequence MRVPKKERQQELLQTIEQNPFITDEALATRFRVSIQTIRLDRMELKIPELRERIKHVATERLDDVRTLTENEVIGDMIDLKLDTSAISILEILPEHAFSRNAIARGHILFAQANSLAIALIDDELALTTRANVQFTRSVHVGERVVAKAFVSSHRQDGRSDITVESYVGEECVFIGEFTVYRSSKEESK from the coding sequence ATGCGGGTACCTAAAAAAGAGAGACAACAAGAATTATTACAGACGATCGAACAAAATCCGTTCATCACGGATGAAGCGCTGGCGACACGATTCCGTGTCAGTATCCAGACGATTCGTCTCGACCGGATGGAATTAAAAATTCCGGAATTACGGGAGCGAATTAAACACGTCGCGACCGAACGGCTGGATGATGTGCGTACGTTGACTGAAAATGAAGTCATTGGTGATATGATTGACCTGAAACTCGATACATCTGCGATCTCAATCCTTGAGATTTTGCCGGAACATGCGTTTAGTCGGAATGCGATCGCCCGCGGACATATTTTGTTTGCGCAGGCAAACTCGCTTGCGATTGCGCTCATCGACGATGAACTCGCGTTGACGACACGTGCGAACGTTCAGTTCACACGCTCCGTTCATGTCGGGGAACGCGTCGTTGCGAAGGCGTTCGTCAGTTCTCATCGTCAAGATGGGCGTTCTGACATCACGGTGGAGAGTTATGTCGGTGAAGAATGTGTCTTTATCGGTGAGTTCACGGTGTATCGAAGTAGTAAGGAGGAATCGAAATGA